Part of the Athalia rosae chromosome 2, iyAthRosa1.1, whole genome shotgun sequence genome, ATAAGACCGAATATTCTAACCCTGGAAATTCCTCCATCCGGGGCCATGGTGATTCTCACATGGCTGACGGGTCCGCACGACACGAGATCGTCGATTTCGTAGTAATGTTGTTTATCAGGCGAgagctggatcgaaaaaaaaaataacaaaaccaAATTAAATTCAGCGAAAATATTCGCCTCCCGAGCAAGAACGGATCGCCCGTTTCTTTCGAATCGAGCCCTGATGAATAATGTGGGAAGGGAGGAGAATCTCGGCGATTCCTTGCTCACCTTTTTCGGTGCCATTATCGTCTTCCACGCGAATGAGGCCGGGTCTTGATTTTCCGTTGCTAGAACACCTTCGATTTTCACGCTGTCGGGAAAGTTACCCTTGAAATGTTGCGTGTCAACTTCGATGGAACGAACTACACCCACGTGACCGAGTTTGAAAAAAGCCCATTCGCTTCCGGGTACCTGTCGGAAAAACCGCGGGAAAATTAGCCGTGCGACGAAAATAATGGAAAGTCATTCCGATTATAACGACGTGGAAAAATGATCGGACACCCACCCTCAGTATTCCGGAATCGTCGGCTTCCAGAACCGGAGGTCTGTCCAGTCTTCTCGCTGTTTCCCATCCATCGCCCATGTTGATTCCTCTTCCGGGTTTGATGAGATTCCTCGGATGACCGTAATGTGCATCGCTGTACCCTTCGCATACGGCACCGTTTTCGCATGCTATCAAATCGATCTGTTCTTTACGGTTGATTCTGTTCCAATCCGGTGTGGTGAGTCCGAATACGCGTAGTCGGGCGATTCCACCGTCGGGAAATATGTTCAATCGCAGATGAGTCCAAGTCTCGTTGGCCggtacgtgaaaataattccgacGGGTTTCTTCGTATCCAGGTTCGAGAGTCGTCATTTGCACCAAGGTCTTCCAGTTCTgtgatattggaaaaaaaagcccTCGTAAAGTGCGTTCGCGAACCGCAAGGTACGAACTCGCGCGAGAATCAACGTCCCGTTTTTATAACACCAGAGGTGATTGCTCCGTggtaggaattttttttcaatttctttctaaCGAAACGTAAATTTGTACCGACCTCGGATTTCAGGCGGGCGACTTGCTCCAGATCTGACTGACTCGCCGCGGTACCGAGTGTGCCTCTTCTTTTGGGGAACATTCTTGCTTCTGTAGAAGAAAACAAATGGAAGAAGACGAATAATTATCGTGAATCTATTATTgcagttttgatttttcaatgttgGAAGTCTCCGGAGGGTTTTGGCGATGTACCTTGATCGGTGAGTTTAGCGGCCTGTATGGAAAACCTGGGAGCGTAATTTCCAGTGAAAAATGCGGTGTCCACGCAGAGACCCATGACGGTCGAAGGTTTGTTCAGGGCAATGACAGCCCAGTCGTGACCTTGGCATCTCTTTCTCCTCGTCTCCCAACCGTCCATCCATTTCCCGGCGTCCGTGAAAAGGCCCTCCTTGAAAACGGGCTCGTCGTCCTGCGGacgtaaaaatcaaatttgtaCAATCAAACTGGCTGGACTCCGGACTGGgtatatgaaattattttccgtcAAGAAGGTCTTTTTCTACCTTGAGAAGGTTCTCTGCCTCTGCGAACCAATCGTCGGTAGCGAATACTATCTTGCCACCGTTCTGAAATTATCATAAATTCGCAATTAGGTCAATTTCGATAGAAGAATTTgcgttcttcgatttttcttttgttttaaatttttcgggaCTTACTCTTTTGGAAGCAAGTTCATTGAACTCCGTAAATCTTGGCAAAGAACTTTTCGAGTTAACGACCATTTTTAATGGCGTTTTACGGCCTCTTACACTTGACGAATTTCGTATCGAATTACAAGTTCTCAGTTCAATAATCGACTGATGTGAATTCCGAGGATTTGCAACGTTTTATATACTTACTGCGTAACTCATCTTATCGGAAATGCAGATTCTCGCTGAATTATTAGCCAATTACAGCCAATACGTTGTACTTCTGAAGCACAAAACGGACCCACGACTCGCCGTTTCCGACCAATCGGAGAACGGCCAGCACGCGCCGATTGCGAATAACCTATTCGACCCTACTATAAACAAATGACACGCGACTCGACagaattttctattcgcaAATAAATCATTTGTGGATGTGGTAGACCATCAACTTTTATACGTTCACGTGAACGAAGAATGTCTCTTTCAACCCCAGATGTGTGCAACAAGTGTACACGATAAACCGGTAATAAATTACATGGGAAATTTTCTGTGGGATTTCAAATTAGCTCCCTTTTGATGATTGTCaaatttcatacatatatcaaCTTTTGAATCATCGATCGATCTACATGAATTCTCTTCTCGCAgtaattaaattgaatttcgGAATTATTCGTAGTATGTAATAGTGATTGGAACACAATGCAAAATTCTGCAATGAAACACCAGTAAATTCCAACATGGTGTTAACTGGAATACTTCCATTGAATGATGTGCTTTATCCATGTATCCCAATTACGtcgattttatcattcttcCAGTCCAAATCGCGCTCATTCAATATTGCTGATCAAAGAGCAAAAATTGCGAAGTATCTCGATAAAACATATCCGTGAAATTTTAGCTTCCCTTCATAATCTCTTAGTTTCACGCTCGTATATGCGGCGTATACCAAGATATGTAGGCGAAAaaaaccccctcccccgatcGATTTATTCAGCGCTGCTTCAAGtatgtatgaaatatttccgtCTCTCTTCGCAATGAAACTTTGGACTGGAAACTTGTGGATGGATCGAAGTGGTTCTAACCGGACTGATGATCTTCAGGTCGACTTTCGGAGCAAATGTCAAAGCAgaatatacctatttataaaTGCACTTAAGTTTTCACTGATAACAGTAAATCTTATGATTATAACGTTCGTATGATATTACGGTCATTGTGcctaatatgtatatgtgtttGTATACAAATCATGGCGAATACGGGTCATGCCAATTGGGacgctttttcttctcatttctgcAGAGTCACATACGGTATTTTAATTGGCATATCTTAACGTATTAGAGACTCTTAGTGGAATGATATCTGGAAATTTCCACGTATGATATGATTaccatacgtattatataggtatagaagCACCATGACCTGACCGATAACACATGAAACGCTCCGTATGTATAGTAGGTATCGTGAATAAACGTCGttaggaaaaaatagaattttttaattatttttggtttACATAGTTTACGGAGAATTGTTCACTTATTCCTGAATTTCATTGTAATCGTTCAATATTACATGAAATAATACAAGAAAAGTTAATGAGCAGCTTTGGAATGTCATCGCCCACTGCATTAATTATATCATAAATGCAATATTCCGATATATATGTGAGAAAAGTTCctatcattattcattttatcataTGTGGTGTAAATGCCTGTAGATAATTTTCCATTCTCCcgttattgagaaaaaatttgaaacaattaaTAATGTTCAAAGAcaggagtaaaaaatttattaagaTAGTTATATTCCAGATACAGTGCATATTATACCAGCTAATGTGGGAAGTATAGTTAACACGGACGTTGCATTAAAACTATTTAATCGAAGtagttataaaaaaagatgtaattcttaaaaattatttacttaACAAGCAGATTTTGTGCATTCAACACGTGCGACACTAAGGttacatggaaaaaaaaagtattacaTATGTCCGAAGGTTATATCGTCGATAAGCTCTGTAATATGCGACGGATATGatccatatattttttttttttttttcatgaaaataaattcattaacGGCGATTAacggataataaaaatcataatttcatTCACGCCagcagtttgatttttttcttcaattcctgCTAACGATGGTCGCCATTTGTCGAATCGTTTCAGTATCGGCGACCATGATGTTACCGGGGTCTTTTTCAGTTCCCATTTTGAGTCTGGTTCCTCTATTCTGAGATTTCGGTTTTCTGGCTGACGCGTGAAATTCTCGGCATTTTGGCAAttgttctttaattttttttatgttttccaGATTTATTCCGGCACCAGGCATTATCGTTAGCCCGGGAGGCGCGGTCGTAGCGAGACTTTTTATCAGATCCAGTCCTTCTTCGGCGCTTGATTTCTGACCGGAAGTAAGAATCCGCTTAAATCCGAGCTGGGAAATCGATCGTACCGTCAATATCGGGTTGGAATTGACCTCGTCGAATGCTCGATGGAAGGTCACTGGCAAAGGAGAAGCTgcctcgattatttttctgttcgttTCTTGATCGATTTCGGAGTCTCGAGTCAGAGCGCCGAAGACGAAACCCTCGACACCGAGATCTTTCAGTATTTCTATGTCGTACAACATCCCGTCGATTTCATCTTTAGTATAAACGAAATTCCCACCGCGAATCCTTATCATTGCGAACAATGGAATCTTCACTACTTTACGGAGAGATTTTATCAACCCTGGTGTTGGAGTCAAACCACCCTCGGAGAGGGCCGAACAAACTTCCAAACGAATCGCTCCGCCCTTCTCTGCGTTCTTAGCAGATTCTATGCTGTCGATACATATTTCCATCTGAAATAACGCACGGAAAGTTTATCGTTAGAGTTCCTAATCAGCATCGTTTTTAATTCCAAActttcgaaatattcataaaaattaaattctattTATAAACATAGCTCGCTTAagagtttatttatcattgaaCGTGAGATTAGATTCGAACAATTATAATTAGAATTTCGCGCCGTTCCATGACATGCGActcgacgtcgcgtcgctgGTTTTATCAGCGAAAACGTGTACGTAGAATTTCGGAGCTAGAATCCAGAGGACGATGACGCACATGATCGTTGATAGACAAATTTCAGGgatgttttttattcaatggAATATCAGAGATTTTGATGCAccgtaataatttatcatcttGCAAGATATTTACCTTGTGCAGTCCTCAGGGAAAATTCAGAAGTTTATCGGGATGACAATATCCAGCCACGTTCCAGGATTATGTGTTACTTCTATTAGCGCCACTCATGGACGTAATCCAGACTACGTATAGGTAATCTTATTCGATTACTTGATAACGGTTTGCGATTTTTTGCAATCTTGCGTACTAATTACTGCGATTTTGAATACTAATTTCTCAGGTGGTATTCAAGTCGCAAGAGTATAACTGTtgtaaaaattacaagtccatCAGTAGCTTATCAGACATCTCATATACGTAAAAAGAATCtgtcgtatattttttcatccacattacaatatttacaattaaataTAACACATAGTTATCGGCCAGACTCGTCTATATGTTAAAAGCATTGGGTTGTGTAATAAAACTCATCTTTTATCTCCTCGTTGATTGACAGCCGCATAGACTTGCGTTTGATCAACGGAAATATTTACACAATTATCTTCTGAAATCGTCCGATTCTATCGCGTAGCAATTTCGCGGCGTTGGACCGGCCATGTTGAAGCCTCCAcctaagatttttttattagaaGGTGAAACGGAGGGAAATATCGGCACGGTTATTTCGGTTATTTTTGCTTCGTTGGTTTTCTGAAgctctttcttcttctgcgTGTAAAGTTTACTCTTCAATAGACACATCTCTTTGCTCATCCTCTCGACATCGAATTTATACTCGTTCACTTGTGATTCGCTCATGTTCAGTTCGGAAATCAAAcactgaaaataaataagatcgGTTGAGTGAGGTGATAAAAAGATGATTTTTGTTTACtaccttcattttcttccctctttcccgTAAAGCCTTTTGCGTTTTTTGTAAAGTAATTATGACTTCTGGTCCGGGCTGTTTCGATAAAATAGTCCGAAGATTCATGTACAGTTTTTCACCCTCcctaattttcttctctttctgaATCATCGCCCCGCACATTTTTAAGACTCGCTTCTGGagtatttgtattttcgaaaGAAGCTCGTAGGTGTCAGGATCAGAACCCTGGGAACAAACTTTTATGAACTTGTAACTTAAAACATAATGGCAGCATTTTACTTGCCTCCAATTTTCGCCACCTGTGGATATTCAATGGATTTTGAACTTCCTCCTCCAAGGCCATGACCTTCAATCTTTCTCGAGTCAAATCTCGGTCCAGATGGAATATCTCCTGTCTCAGATCGCTGACGTTCACGATGCTCTTGGAAAGCAGAGCTTTTTCAGTTCTCAGTTTTTTCACCTCCAATTTCAGGAGCCTTATATCCTCCAATCTTTGCGCGTACTGAGTATCACCTCTGTGTATTGtattttggaatatttttaatctGCTGTATTGAAGACTCAGTTCATCGTTGCGTCTGACCAATTGAGTACCGAGGATATCACGCTCGTTCATTATCGTATcaatctcttttttatttttcgcgatttcatTTTCAGCACTTTGCAGTGTCCGTCTCAATCGTTTTTCCTCTAGtttattttcctcgatttcgtGGCGCAGGTTTGATATCTCCTTATTCGCCGTTTGAAGGTCAACCTTCAAGgcatctttttccttttcagcTTTTCCCAAAACTGGACCGTACagcaaatgataaaaattgattaactATAAAAGTCCAGTAACGATATGAAAGTACAGTAACTTACGgaattcttcttttattaGACTAGATTCTTTCGTAGCTATTTCCTCTTTCAATTGTTCGATTTGATTGCTCATGACTTTgagtttttgtttcaaatcctGGATTTCATCTTGCGCCTCGATTAGCGATTTGCTACATGTATTCCTGTCGGCTCTTACGGCTTCGAAAAGATTCTGCTGCTGCCTGAATTTCGTTTCAGCTTCAGCCAAACGTTTTTTATAATCGAATATCTCCACTTGTTTCATCTTAACGAGATCGATTTGGTCCTCAACTTTTGCCGCGAGTTCTTGAACCTCCACTATATACCGGTCACGttctttctccaaattttGTTCGGCTTTTTTCAATGCCTGATTATTGTCCAAACATTCCTTGACCTCAGTTTCCAATTTGCTTTTCGCTTGTTCCTGAACCCGGAGCAGAAGCCCCTGTTTCTTCAAGTTCGATTTTATCGCTGACAAAGCTTTGGTTTTCAAATCCTTCTCGCGACGCATCGTTTCTAACGCTCTCTTATCGCTGTCcgctttttttatcatcgtgtCCATGTCTGTTTCCATCGATTGCATGACGGATTTCAATTTATGCAATTCGATTTCGAGCTTCGATTTATTCGATTCAGCTTTATAGAGCTTTTTTCCGGCACTGTCTCTCAGAAATTTCAGCTTTTCAACCTCGCTGAGCAGCCTGTAGATGCCAAAGATTCGAATTAGAAATACCATCCAGATTTGAAATGTTGTTCTGGATCCAACCTGAATCAAACCTGTTGTTATCCTGTTCCAgggtcttcaatttttttgtcttctcaaCATTTTCTTTACTCATATCATCGAGTTGTGTGTTCAGACTATCAATCTCAGCTTGTGCGTTCAATCTTTTGATCATAAATTGTTCgatttgtttttgaattttttcagccgctagtttttgttctttcacgATGGATTCCAGTTTGACGACATTGTTGGTGGTCGTTTTCAGCGCGTTATTGGCATTCTATAATCAAATCTGAATCAGGTTACCGATAttgctgaaaaaattaaaaattaatgtgTACCTGTAAATCAACGTTCCTCAATCTCAACTCCTCTTGCAAATCTAAAATAGTCTGTTCGGCGCGTTCTCTCGCTGTGcgttcttttgaaaaatcattcgtcTGTGTTTCGATAGTGTCTTGTAATTCCAGCATTTTATGATCAACGAGActatttttcctttccaatTCCTCATTCGCTGTAGTAGCGTTCGCGATACGTTGACGTAGTGATTCTATttcgttcaacattttttctcgctctttcAAAAGtccttctttttgtttgctcGTCGCCGAACCTctatggaaatttgaaaaaacgttTCATGCATTCATATAGATTGCAATAATTAAAAGCTACTCACTTTTCCTCCATTcccatttgtttgtttttctgctCTAATTCGTCGCTCAATTTAGTCACCGTTATCCGAAGACTCGCGATTTTTTCTTGCGCAACTTGTTCTCGGGCGTGAGCCGCATCCGCCAATTTCAgtgcattttcattttcctgtTTCAGTTGATCGATATTGGTACTGTACATTTCCACCTGTCTTTCGGTCACTGACAATTGATTTCTGTATTCATCGACTTCTTCCTACAagaaataagaacaaaaattcagattcattctatcgttTCGGTagctcaaattttgaaaaaaaaaaaaaaatcaattaatgcGTAAGTATCGTAGTTGCCTGGAGCTCATCGTAATCCGCTGTTAATCTCTGTACGTTTTTGTGCGCCGTGTAGAGAGCATCGAACAATTTTGTGTACTCAGCTTCGTATTCTGCTAAGGCAGAgttgcttttcattttcttcagaaCCTTCGATACAAAATTAACAGTTAGTAATGTAAAGATATAGACGACTTTTTCGTGATTCCTTTTATATTCTACCTTTGCGTAGTCTTCTTCTAGAGCGCAAAAAATGCTTCCCGCCGAGCTCCGAGATGAAGATCTTTCGCCTTCTTCGCTACCCCCGTCCTAAAATGAACGGAATGATTACGTTTTTTAATCATCGAATACACGATACGTatcgggatgaaaaatgatttgatAATTCGATAACTACATTGAGATCACATCCTGGCCACTTTTCGTTCGACACTCCCGTTAaccttctatcaatttttttaccccgttcatcatcgtcgttatcgttGTCCCCCATTTTTACTGATTATTgtagtttcaaaaaattatacaaatttaatataatatttcctGCGCGTGAAAATTGCAAACAGCATTTTTTGCGAAAACTTCAGCTCAGCGgacgatgaaaatgacagCTAATGaagtagttgaaaaatagACAAATGAACTTAAATTGTGAAAACATACCTTTCCCAAATCACCGGCCAATTCCATTTCCATCATGATGATCGCGTGTAGATGAGTCTAGGCGgcaatgatgaaaattcttgCTCAAAAATACCGAAAATCGGACTGGTatagaattatttgaaaaaaggggaaaatttcaaacgcttAAACTACGCCTCGTTGGAGTTGACATCGGGAATGTTGTGTACAGGTATTCGGTTTATTAGGCCGAACTATCATGTGTTGGCATGGCATTTTGTTGATTCGCATCCATGGCGATGAAACAGGATTATATAGGAATTCGTCCGAGTGGAGTTCCTCAACAGTTTTCCCTGTATCGGATGAGCCAATCGATATAACAGCGACAATAACTTGAATTATAGTGCGCAAGGGtgtagaataattttcacaaccATTTGAAACGTCTTAAataacaaattttatttacattcaTGTTTTAATAAGTTTCTAATAACCAAAACCAAAATAAGTATAATGTATCGAATATTGGTCAAACACATTTCACAATACATAATATTTGTTATATCGTTAAATTCTAAGTGCGCACGttttaatttaatattttttttttttttaatttttttgttacctttcttttccattttcttatcatttctatctctttccgctattttttttcatacagcgACTATgcttatacatacctacaatAATCGTGGAACATTAGGCGACATAAAACTTTATTATTCGGAGATTATTATtagttatatatgtatgtataatatagtatTTCGAACTTATGCCATTAGTTTAgtgttctttttattcaatatacatacattttttcgtttcttatcCATACGTCATATAAGCATAGTCAGCCAAAGCCTATTACGGATACGTAATACAACTATATTTGTTAggcaaataatataaaaataattctaacAGGAATATTTattagaatttaatttttatttcgtttttcgttattcagtttttttcatttcttttttttccgttttttctttcctttaatTTAACTAATTTTTGTGAGACATTATATTGATTAATCTTAgacatgagaaaaattttattcataattttttttttttcaattcaattctgACGAATACATGGGTATTCTTTTTCCTACCAAGGCgtcaattatttaaaaaatacaatttcttcaatctcgtcttttctttttcatattttgtaaatttcgttttcaatatttGGTCATATTTTATCCTcacaaaaaatgtttcaagaaTCATCCCTGTTTGACGTATGGGGTTTTTATTCGCTGGATTTTCACAACGTTCCGCAAACACATCTAATTATCCGAACTGGATTCTTTtgctaatattattattatgaacatctttaattgttatttaatttttttttacctctttttcATATTACTGGGAATGTTAAACACGTTATTTTTTAGGTATTTAATGGTATTTGAATGAGATAGGCgaagagaatttgaaatttttatagcgggctttttaattattcattaaagTTTTacgtgaatttcaattttctgtaCAGAAATCGATATCTATAATATCAGCTATCATGTATTGGTGGTATtttagagaaaatatttcgagaaTTGAATCGATTTGACTGCTGCTTCGAATCAAAAGCTATCATAGGCATattaatataggtatacattgcTGTAACATTTTCGCCACGAATGCAGGAGTGGCTGCGTAAATTCTTGAttacaaattttgatttttgatattcATTTGACATATAACTATAGAACGAAATTAtgtttatttctattattattacattaatatataGGGATAGTTGATTAAACAAAACATATTATTGCTCGTCagttatataaaaaaaaaaattataataataattgattaatttcagtggttattttcgtttcgtcgtatAGTATCTTTTTATTAAACGGATTAATTGGAGCGCGGTAATTCGATATTGTACGCAGAAATGTGATGCAAAATGGAATTATTTATTAGAGATTTATatcatgttctttttttttagttagaTATCAGATTATATTATCAGGTCATTCAAATCCGTTCTATTTAATACTTTAACATTCGATCAAAACAGTCTTTTCGAATTCTCACGTGTTCGTCAACTTGTGTATTTCCAATTTATACTAATAGTATGTTTTAtgatcaaaaatatttacaggTAAACCGCGACGTCACACAACGATATttactaaaataaaaaaactatgtcgaattgaataattaaccgCCTGTCAAATAATGACgacaataaaattcaatcatttttcgaCCGCATTATTAACAAGTCTGAAATATGTAACCTATCATAAATTGTTAGTTTGTGATTTGCAATCTACACATAGAGAATTTGCTAAAAAATCTGCATAAATATAATTGCAGCGTTGTATAATAGTGATGTTTATGAGTTgcagttcttttttatttcttttcatttcgtttcattgcGCCTGAAATCGGTAGCATTCatcaatta contains:
- the LOC105689090 gene encoding allantoicase-like, which encodes MVVNSKSSLPRFTEFNELASKRNGGKIVFATDDWFAEAENLLKDDEPVFKEGLFTDAGKWMDGWETRRKRCQGHDWAVIALNKPSTVMGLCVDTAFFTGNYAPRFSIQAAKLTDQEARMFPKRRGTLGTAASQSDLEQVARLKSENWKTLVQMTTLEPGYEETRRNYFHVPANETWTHLRLNIFPDGGIARLRVFGLTTPDWNRINRKEQIDLIACENGAVCEGYSDAHYGHPRNLIKPGRGINMGDGWETARRLDRPPVLEADDSGILRVPGSEWAFFKLGHVGVVRSIEVDTQHFKGNFPDSVKIEGVLATENQDPASFAWKTIMAPKKLSPDKQHYYEIDDLVSCGPVSHVRITMAPDGGISRVRIFGLISN
- the LOC105689086 gene encoding copper homeostasis protein cutC homolog is translated as MEICIDSIESAKNAEKGGAIRLEVCSALSEGGLTPTPGLIKSLRKVVKIPLFAMIRIRGGNFVYTKDEIDGMLYDIEILKDLGVEGFVFGALTRDSEIDQETNRKIIEAASPLPVTFHRAFDEVNSNPILTVRSISQLGFKRILTSGQKSSAEEGLDLIKSLATTAPPGLTIMPGAGINLENIKKIKEQLPKCREFHASARKPKSQNRGTRLKMGTEKDPGNIMVADTETIRQMATIVSRN
- the LOC105689065 gene encoding cilia- and flagella-associated protein 58-like; translation: MGDNDNDDDERGKKIDRRLTGVSNEKWPGCDLNDGGSEEGERSSSRSSAGSIFCALEEDYAKVLKKMKSNSALAEYEAEYTKLFDALYTAHKNVQRLTADYDELQATTILTHEEVDEYRNQLSVTERQVEMYSTNIDQLKQENENALKLADAAHAREQVAQEKIASLRITVTKLSDELEQKNKQMGMEEKGSATSKQKEGLLKEREKMLNEIESLRQRIANATTANEELERKNSLVDHKMLELQDTIETQTNDFSKERTARERAEQTILDLQEELRLRNVDLQNANNALKTTTNNVVKLESIVKEQKLAAEKIQKQIEQFMIKRLNAQAEIDSLNTQLDDMSKENVEKTKKLKTLEQDNNRLLSEVEKLKFLRDSAGKKLYKAESNKSKLEIELHKLKSVMQSMETDMDTMIKKADSDKRALETMRREKDLKTKALSAIKSNLKKQGLLLRVQEQAKSKLETEVKECLDNNQALKKAEQNLEKERDRYIVEVQELAAKVEDQIDLVKMKQVEIFDYKKRLAEAETKFRQQQNLFEAVRADRNTCSKSLIEAQDEIQDLKQKLKVMSNQIEQLKEEIATKESSLIKEEFLLGKAEKEKDALKVDLQTANKEISNLRHEIEENKLEEKRLRRTLQSAENEIAKNKKEIDTIMNERDILGTQLVRRNDELSLQYSRLKIFQNTIHRGDTQYAQRLEDIRLLKLEVKKLRTEKALLSKSIVNVSDLRQEIFHLDRDLTRERLKVMALEEEVQNPLNIHRWRKLEGSDPDTYELLSKIQILQKRVLKMCGAMIQKEKKIREGEKLYMNLRTILSKQPGPEVIITLQKTQKALRERGKKMKCLISELNMSESQVNEYKFDVERMSKEMCLLKSKLYTQKKKELQKTNEAKITEITVPIFPSVSPSNKKILGGGFNMAGPTPRNCYAIESDDFRR